In Sulfurisphaera javensis, a single genomic region encodes these proteins:
- the treH2 gene encoding alpha,alpha-trehalase TreH2, which translates to MNYAFLSNGITSALETEGSIEWFPVPRFDSQSIFTRILDAEKGGYFSIKPIDFEKIQEEYIGYSLVLKTTFKKGNLTSTIIDFLPLSLPAIIRLYDTEIPLDVNIIPVFNYGLINSGTEIVKDGIIFRNPLSKEGVELLIYGNYEIISPYKILIKPGKGYLYLLYSKDLRYGLFSQKGFVYSRPYEAFSKLITFNEKELNKARKLNKIDKFKNIYYRSLSVILGLLYRPSGGIIASPTTSLPEIIGMERNWDYRYVWIRDASYATEALVKAELITEARRSLDFLISVIDPSSKSFDHPFYTIDGTPPPAEENLDWLSGFKNSKPVRVGNAAYLQIQMDVEGAFMHTLYEYYKETQDDDYVDRNYWAIEAIATWVKSSWRDPSTDIWEERGVTRHYVHTKVMSWVALDRAAKLAEALGYRKDSDDWKEVAKEIKNDILINGVRNGSFVRYYGGDEIDSALLTLPIYGFIDASDKIFLNTLERIENELKISDGLYLRYKKDFLGNVVHPFSLVTPWMARVYIRLGEIEKAIKLIERLDKCSNSLKLLGEHIDKDTCEARGNFPHSFPHAGIILSIIELEERVNAENSTTNK; encoded by the coding sequence GTGAATTATGCATTCTTATCTAACGGAATAACCTCTGCCTTAGAGACTGAAGGGAGTATTGAGTGGTTCCCAGTACCTAGATTTGATTCTCAATCTATTTTTACTAGAATATTAGACGCTGAGAAAGGAGGCTACTTCTCAATTAAACCTATAGATTTTGAAAAGATTCAAGAAGAGTATATTGGATATTCACTAGTGTTAAAAACCACTTTTAAAAAAGGAAATTTGACAAGCACAATAATAGATTTTTTACCTTTGTCCTTACCAGCAATTATTAGACTTTATGATACTGAAATTCCACTTGATGTAAACATAATTCCTGTATTTAATTATGGTTTGATAAATTCTGGGACAGAAATAGTGAAAGATGGCATAATTTTTAGGAATCCATTGTCTAAAGAAGGGGTCGAATTACTAATTTATGGTAATTATGAAATAATTAGCCCCTACAAAATCTTAATTAAACCTGGTAAAGGATATTTATATCTTCTATATTCAAAAGATTTAAGATATGGTTTATTTAGCCAAAAAGGTTTTGTGTACTCTAGGCCTTATGAAGCTTTCTCAAAGCTTATTACATTTAATGAAAAAGAATTAAATAAAGCTAGAAAGCTTAATAAAATTGATAAATTTAAGAATATTTATTATCGTTCTTTGTCAGTAATTTTAGGACTCTTGTATAGGCCCTCTGGAGGAATTATTGCTTCGCCTACAACTTCTTTACCAGAAATAATAGGGATGGAAAGAAATTGGGATTATCGGTATGTTTGGATAAGAGATGCTTCTTATGCTACTGAAGCCTTAGTAAAAGCTGAATTAATAACTGAAGCAAGAAGATCTTTAGATTTTCTTATAAGTGTGATAGATCCCTCATCTAAAAGCTTTGACCATCCATTTTACACTATTGATGGTACTCCTCCACCCGCTGAAGAGAACCTTGATTGGTTAAGTGGTTTTAAAAATAGTAAACCAGTTAGGGTAGGAAATGCTGCATATTTGCAAATTCAAATGGATGTTGAAGGTGCATTTATGCATACATTGTACGAATATTACAAAGAAACACAAGATGATGATTATGTGGATAGAAATTATTGGGCAATCGAAGCTATTGCCACATGGGTAAAATCATCCTGGAGAGATCCAAGTACAGACATTTGGGAAGAGAGGGGAGTAACTAGACATTATGTTCATACTAAAGTAATGTCTTGGGTAGCCTTAGATAGAGCTGCAAAGCTTGCTGAAGCTTTAGGCTATAGAAAAGATTCTGATGACTGGAAAGAAGTAGCTAAAGAAATAAAGAATGATATACTGATAAATGGTGTAAGAAACGGTAGTTTTGTAAGGTATTATGGTGGAGATGAGATTGATTCAGCATTACTAACATTACCAATTTACGGATTTATTGATGCTTCTGATAAAATATTTTTAAACACTCTTGAAAGAATAGAAAATGAATTAAAAATATCTGATGGTTTATATTTGAGATACAAAAAAGATTTTCTAGGAAATGTTGTTCACCCATTTAGCTTGGTTACTCCATGGATGGCTAGAGTTTATATAAGGTTAGGCGAAATAGAGAAAGCTATAAAATTAATAGAAAGACTTGATAAGTGTAGTAATTCTCTCAAGTTACTTGGAGAGCATATAGATAAAGATACTTGTGAAGCAAGAGGCAATTTCCCCCATTCATTTCCCCACGCGGGTATAATTTTAAGTATAATAGAGTTAGAGGAAAGAGTAAATGCAGAAAATTCTACAACTAATAAATGA
- a CDS encoding FAD-dependent oxidoreductase — translation MKNIVIIGGGIGGMGVATTLAQKLKNVNITVINKEAFYFAGPSRPLLLTNEQKYRRIIRGYEEVGKLGINVVVGNVYKIDPDNRKVYLSDTTFNTQKEISYDYLVLSPGIVFDGSKISGYDKFWWKNATVYDPGRVNVLKERLWTAEKGTVIIYAPKAPYRCAPAPTETAMLAHTILSYRGVRDKFKIIHIDANDKTQPPVIADIVKQIYEKAGIELVTNQEITEIGENYVVTKSGEKYNYDILAMLEPNRVPKFIEEAGLGAPFADVRSPQDLRTPKYDDILVVGDAAKLPFPKNQEIAFESSQFAANKILEMEGVSEKVPVQYAFVGWAYVGNLEGKLDTYSLQFQLDLTKQPPAAAKDPVMKRDYTLQKDNWEQAYLNKLFNYKAIE, via the coding sequence ATGAAGAACATTGTTATTATTGGCGGCGGAATTGGAGGAATGGGAGTAGCGACTACTTTAGCTCAAAAGTTAAAAAATGTGAATATCACTGTAATAAATAAGGAAGCTTTTTATTTTGCAGGTCCTAGTAGACCATTACTATTAACTAATGAACAAAAATACAGAAGAATAATTAGAGGATACGAAGAAGTTGGAAAACTTGGGATAAATGTTGTAGTAGGTAATGTTTACAAAATCGATCCAGATAATAGAAAAGTTTATCTTAGTGATACTACATTTAATACTCAAAAAGAAATTTCATACGATTATTTAGTTCTTTCACCTGGTATTGTGTTTGATGGTTCAAAAATATCTGGTTATGATAAATTCTGGTGGAAAAATGCAACTGTCTATGACCCTGGAAGAGTAAATGTATTAAAAGAAAGATTATGGACAGCTGAAAAAGGCACTGTAATAATTTATGCTCCTAAAGCTCCTTACAGATGTGCACCAGCTCCAACTGAAACTGCAATGTTAGCTCATACAATCCTTTCATATAGAGGTGTAAGGGATAAATTTAAGATTATACATATAGACGCTAATGATAAAACACAACCTCCAGTTATTGCTGATATTGTTAAGCAGATTTATGAGAAGGCTGGAATAGAGTTAGTTACAAATCAAGAGATTACTGAAATAGGAGAGAATTATGTAGTTACTAAATCTGGTGAGAAATATAATTATGACATATTAGCTATGTTAGAACCAAACAGAGTTCCAAAATTCATTGAGGAGGCTGGTTTAGGAGCACCATTTGCTGATGTTAGGAGTCCTCAAGATTTAAGGACACCAAAGTATGATGATATTTTAGTAGTAGGTGATGCTGCAAAATTACCCTTCCCTAAGAACCAAGAGATTGCTTTTGAAAGCTCACAATTTGCTGCAAATAAAATCTTAGAAATGGAGGGAGTAAGTGAAAAAGTTCCAGTACAATATGCGTTTGTTGGTTGGGCATATGTAGGAAACCTTGAAGGCAAGTTAGATACTTATAGTTTGCAATTCCAGTTAGATTTAACAAAACAGCCACCGGCTGCTGCAAAAGATCCAGTTATGAAAAGAGATTACACTCTACAAAAAGATAATTGGGAACAAGCTTATCTTAACAAGTTATTTAATTATAAAGCTATTGAATAG
- a CDS encoding APC family permease, protein MDRGKESLRKELSLLNLVIIGISGAVGTGALFSSAGMASNAGPALVISWILGGIFYFFIGLTYVELSINFPEAGGPARYPLYSHGKVTNVINAFSSLIWYLFVPPIEALAVVYGLNFFTNNLLINSQGIPTTLGGIIGVIIMLLFVPFNYYSVKFFGKSTTVIGIIKLILYLAVGLGFILLFTHLQNLTAYGGFAPFGFLGIFSAIPLAMFAFGGIRVLPDYAEETKDYKTLDKAIIYTVIGQTLFYILFSLAFVLSIDWNKISITPGNWADLSNIPGNPFISIASTYNVSSLLILTVIIGIIGPFVTGYIYVGGGMRVLFAMARSKLITEKMKELNEYSVPFWALIVFVVIGALVSYLSAPIPTIYGLIEDSVVAGYIAFAASPVSLTSLKREGKIKEIIPGTDIISPLAFIFASLIIFWSGWPSVPYSVLLLTVASVIFSVIYKIKENIVNSLWYIGYIAFLLFMTYIGGVGALSIINFYFSSLIVAIISLIFYFLGVESRIRER, encoded by the coding sequence ATGGATAGGGGAAAAGAATCTCTTCGTAAAGAATTATCACTATTAAACCTAGTTATAATTGGAATTTCTGGCGCTGTAGGTACCGGAGCATTATTCAGCTCTGCTGGTATGGCTTCAAATGCCGGACCAGCACTAGTTATTTCTTGGATTTTAGGAGGAATTTTTTATTTCTTTATAGGATTAACATATGTTGAATTAAGTATAAATTTTCCAGAGGCTGGTGGGCCAGCTAGATATCCTTTATACTCTCACGGAAAAGTTACTAATGTTATTAATGCATTCTCTAGCTTAATTTGGTACCTTTTTGTACCTCCAATAGAGGCATTAGCAGTAGTTTACGGTCTTAATTTCTTTACCAATAATCTACTGATAAACTCTCAAGGTATCCCTACTACTTTAGGTGGAATAATAGGTGTTATAATTATGTTACTTTTTGTTCCCTTTAATTATTATTCTGTAAAATTTTTCGGAAAGTCAACTACTGTTATAGGAATTATAAAGCTTATATTGTATCTTGCTGTCGGTTTAGGATTCATACTTTTATTCACTCATCTACAAAATCTAACAGCTTATGGAGGATTTGCACCATTTGGCTTCTTAGGAATATTTTCTGCAATCCCATTAGCGATGTTCGCCTTTGGAGGAATTAGAGTTCTACCAGATTATGCTGAAGAGACTAAAGACTATAAGACGCTTGACAAAGCAATAATATATACTGTCATTGGACAAACGTTATTTTACATTCTCTTTTCATTAGCATTTGTCTTATCTATTGACTGGAATAAGATTAGTATTACTCCGGGTAACTGGGCAGACTTATCTAATATTCCTGGAAATCCATTCATATCAATAGCCTCGACTTATAACGTTTCATCACTTCTTATATTAACAGTTATAATTGGAATTATCGGACCTTTCGTTACTGGTTATATATATGTTGGCGGTGGAATGAGAGTTTTATTTGCTATGGCTAGGTCGAAACTTATTACAGAGAAAATGAAAGAGCTAAATGAATATTCGGTTCCTTTCTGGGCATTGATTGTCTTCGTAGTCATAGGAGCATTAGTTTCCTATCTTTCTGCCCCAATTCCAACAATTTATGGATTAATAGAAGATTCAGTAGTTGCTGGTTATATTGCATTTGCTGCATCACCAGTTTCACTTACATCATTAAAAAGGGAAGGGAAGATAAAGGAAATAATTCCCGGGACTGATATTATATCTCCTTTAGCTTTCATTTTTGCATCCTTAATAATCTTTTGGAGCGGATGGCCTTCAGTACCATATTCAGTATTATTATTAACTGTAGCTAGTGTAATTTTCTCTGTAATTTACAAAATTAAAGAAAATATAGTAAATTCTTTATGGTACATAGGATACATAGCGTTTCTTTTATTTATGACTTATATAGGAGGTGTAGGTGCTTTGTCCATTATTAATTTCTATTTCAGCAGTCTGATTGTTGCTATTATATCATTAATATTTTACTTTCTTGGTGTAGAAAGCAGAATTAGAGAAAGATAA
- a CDS encoding NDP-sugar synthase: protein MKAVILAGGFGKRLRPLTDDKPKPLVEIAGKPILEWQIIWLKSFGISSFFILAGYRKDVLIEWVSKNQERLGVSIAIMTEEEPLGTGGAIKRLKDFISEEFIVTNGDILTNLDVSRIKLNECIVGIALVPLRSPYGVVQIDKDGKVTRFVEKPILKEYWINAGVYLMKPEIFEYLPEKGDIEKTTFPLLAEKGLLKGVTFENVYWRSIDTIKDYEEASVEIPEIFKKV from the coding sequence ATGAAAGCTGTTATTTTAGCTGGTGGTTTTGGGAAAAGATTAAGACCTCTTACTGATGACAAACCAAAACCTCTTGTTGAGATTGCTGGAAAACCTATTCTTGAATGGCAAATTATTTGGCTTAAATCATTTGGTATTTCTTCTTTTTTCATCCTTGCAGGTTATAGGAAAGATGTCTTAATAGAATGGGTATCTAAAAACCAGGAAAGATTAGGAGTTTCAATAGCTATAATGACTGAAGAAGAACCTTTAGGTACTGGTGGTGCTATAAAAAGGTTAAAAGATTTTATCAGCGAGGAATTTATAGTAACTAATGGTGATATATTAACTAACTTAGATGTAAGTAGAATTAAGCTTAATGAATGCATTGTTGGAATAGCTCTTGTTCCTCTAAGAAGTCCTTATGGTGTAGTACAAATCGATAAAGATGGAAAAGTAACTAGATTTGTGGAAAAACCAATACTCAAAGAGTATTGGATAAATGCTGGAGTGTATTTAATGAAGCCAGAAATTTTTGAATACTTACCAGAAAAAGGAGATATCGAAAAAACAACATTCCCTTTGCTAGCTGAAAAAGGTTTACTTAAAGGAGTTACGTTTGAGAATGTTTATTGGAGATCAATAGATACGATAAAAGATTATGAAGAAGCCTCAGTAGAAATACCAGAAATTTTTAAGAAAGTATAA
- a CDS encoding methylated-DNA--[protein]-cysteine S-methyltransferase, translated as MIVYGLYNSPFGPITVARNEKGFVLLDFCDCAERDLLDNSYFTDFFHKLDLYFEGKKVDLTEPVDLKTFNDFRVRVFKEVMKIKWGEVRTYKQVADAVKSSPRAIGVALSKNNILLIIPCHRVIGEKDIGGYSRGIELKKKLLELEGIDIEKILKKK; from the coding sequence ATGATAGTTTACGGATTGTATAATAGTCCTTTCGGACCAATTACAGTTGCAAGAAATGAGAAAGGTTTCGTTTTATTAGATTTTTGTGATTGTGCTGAAAGAGATCTTCTTGATAACAGTTATTTTACTGATTTCTTTCATAAACTAGATTTATACTTTGAAGGAAAAAAGGTAGACTTGACAGAACCAGTTGATTTGAAGACGTTTAACGATTTTAGAGTGAGAGTATTTAAAGAAGTTATGAAGATAAAATGGGGTGAAGTAAGGACTTATAAGCAAGTTGCTGATGCTGTGAAATCTTCTCCTAGGGCAATTGGTGTTGCTTTATCAAAAAATAATATTCTGCTAATTATTCCTTGTCATAGGGTTATAGGCGAAAAAGATATAGGAGGTTATTCAAGAGGGATAGAATTAAAAAAGAAATTACTAGAATTAGAAGGTATAGACATAGAAAAAATTCTTAAGAAAAAATAG
- the thrS gene encoding threonine--tRNA ligase produces the protein MEEYKNVWLKAGIIYALNLASQGYKPVEVGLGERDFYVDVESDLTFTLDEAKKFATYNQYSYQLKDGYIEFKGNKIRIIGEPSNVEPKYFEILNISVHHPLPNVQYIRIRGVGFESKEELDKYLKWLEEVSEYDHRILGEKLDLFSFPDETAPGLVLFHAKGQIIRKELIKFMEEINESMGYQEVYTAEIYRTLLWKISGHYDYYRDKMVLFKMEDEELGLKPMNCPAHILIYKSKTRSYKDLPIRFSEFGLVFRWEKRGELYGLLRVRGFVQDDGHIFLTEDQIKDEVKMLVRKTLDVLSIFGFKGDDVRINLSTRPDESIGSDELWNKATSALTSALEELGIRYIVKEKEGAFYGPKIDFDIRDSLGRWWQLSTIQVDFNLPERFKLEYIDKDGNRKRPVMIHRAIYGSIERFMAILLEHFRGKLPTWISPIQVRILPISKDVEDYAQNVLAKLKENKIRAELDMSDETLSKRIKKAYDEGVPYMIILGRKEREEGKVTVRGRNNVEIRGVRFEDFLRALLEEIRNRDLNQSALSKLK, from the coding sequence ATGGAAGAATACAAAAACGTCTGGCTTAAGGCTGGTATTATATATGCCTTAAATTTGGCCTCTCAAGGTTATAAACCAGTAGAAGTTGGATTAGGGGAAAGAGATTTTTACGTTGATGTCGAGAGCGATTTAACATTTACATTAGATGAGGCAAAAAAGTTCGCTACATATAATCAATACTCTTATCAGCTTAAGGATGGCTACATAGAATTTAAAGGAAATAAAATTAGAATAATAGGAGAGCCTTCTAATGTTGAGCCAAAATATTTTGAGATACTCAATATCTCAGTTCATCACCCTTTACCGAATGTGCAATATATAAGAATAAGGGGAGTAGGTTTTGAAAGCAAAGAAGAACTAGATAAATATCTTAAATGGTTAGAAGAGGTTTCAGAATATGATCATAGAATATTAGGAGAGAAACTTGATTTATTTAGTTTTCCAGATGAAACGGCACCAGGTTTAGTTCTCTTTCACGCAAAAGGACAAATAATAAGAAAAGAGTTAATCAAATTTATGGAAGAAATAAACGAAAGCATGGGATATCAAGAAGTTTATACTGCAGAAATTTATAGAACTTTACTATGGAAGATTAGTGGTCATTATGATTATTATAGAGATAAAATGGTCTTATTTAAAATGGAGGATGAGGAATTAGGATTAAAACCTATGAATTGTCCTGCTCATATTTTAATCTACAAGAGCAAGACCAGAAGTTATAAGGATTTACCAATAAGGTTTTCAGAGTTTGGTTTGGTTTTCAGATGGGAGAAAAGAGGAGAACTTTATGGACTATTAAGAGTTAGAGGATTTGTACAAGACGATGGTCACATTTTCCTAACTGAAGATCAAATAAAAGACGAAGTAAAAATGTTAGTAAGGAAGACTTTAGATGTTCTTTCAATATTTGGTTTTAAAGGTGATGATGTAAGAATTAATCTTAGCACAAGGCCAGATGAGAGCATTGGAAGTGATGAATTGTGGAATAAGGCAACCTCAGCTTTAACTTCAGCTTTAGAGGAACTAGGAATTAGATATATCGTAAAAGAGAAGGAAGGAGCATTTTATGGTCCTAAGATAGATTTCGATATCAGGGATAGTCTAGGTAGATGGTGGCAATTATCTACTATACAAGTTGACTTTAATCTTCCAGAAAGATTCAAATTAGAGTACATTGATAAGGATGGTAATAGAAAAAGACCAGTTATGATACATAGGGCTATTTACGGTTCAATAGAAAGATTTATGGCAATTTTACTAGAACATTTTAGAGGTAAATTGCCAACTTGGATATCTCCAATTCAAGTTAGAATTTTGCCAATAAGTAAGGATGTAGAAGATTATGCCCAAAATGTCTTAGCGAAATTAAAAGAGAATAAGATAAGGGCTGAACTTGATATGTCAGATGAAACTCTATCTAAGAGAATAAAGAAAGCTTATGATGAAGGTGTTCCTTACATGATAATACTTGGGAGAAAAGAAAGAGAAGAAGGAAAGGTTACTGTTAGAGGTAGAAATAATGTAGAAATAAGAGGAGTGAGGTTTGAGGATTTCCTGCGAGCTTTATTGGAAGAGATAAGAAATAGAGATTTGAACCAGAGTGCATTAAGTAAATTGAAATGA
- a CDS encoding glycosyltransferase: MSDLLIIASGGGHTGFGRAIAEYLPFKPDFVIPEGDRNSESMIKDYARKIYYVKKGKEPNEGNFQLVKNLIKIIKQSSKIEKYKVVIATGSNHSLFPSFVQFIKGAKIYGIESQDRIITRGKAIQLISYFGKGVFLHWKEQLKLYPNKGIVVGPIVEKPKYNTEKGEYILVTTGSQGFKRLFDVLVRLDLENVVVQTGKINPEEYQKKKPNWKFFSFDPDLEKWIAKARIIITHQGKTAMESVVMYKKPTIIVYNKDWIYAATKEDSRLYANILGAKFLDDPSTWENEEVLINAIDKVSEPKDFEIGTKKLVDIILNEL; the protein is encoded by the coding sequence GTGTCAGATTTACTTATAATTGCGAGCGGGGGAGGACATACAGGATTTGGAAGAGCTATTGCTGAGTATCTTCCATTTAAGCCAGATTTTGTTATACCAGAAGGGGATAGGAATAGCGAAAGTATGATAAAAGACTACGCTAGAAAAATTTACTATGTGAAGAAAGGTAAGGAACCTAATGAGGGAAACTTTCAGTTAGTTAAAAACCTTATTAAGATAATAAAACAGTCCTCAAAAATAGAAAAATACAAAGTTGTTATAGCAACAGGGTCAAATCATTCTTTGTTTCCTTCCTTTGTTCAATTTATAAAAGGGGCAAAGATTTATGGAATAGAAAGTCAAGATAGAATAATAACTAGAGGTAAGGCAATCCAACTAATTTCGTATTTTGGAAAAGGAGTATTTCTTCATTGGAAAGAACAGCTTAAACTTTATCCTAATAAAGGGATTGTAGTTGGTCCTATAGTTGAAAAGCCAAAGTACAATACTGAAAAAGGTGAGTATATTCTAGTAACTACTGGAAGTCAAGGGTTTAAAAGGCTCTTCGACGTTCTAGTTAGATTAGATCTTGAGAACGTAGTAGTTCAAACTGGGAAAATCAACCCAGAAGAGTATCAAAAGAAAAAACCTAATTGGAAGTTCTTTTCCTTTGACCCAGACTTAGAAAAATGGATAGCCAAAGCAAGAATAATTATTACTCATCAAGGTAAAACAGCTATGGAATCAGTAGTTATGTATAAAAAACCTACAATAATTGTTTATAACAAAGATTGGATTTATGCAGCTACCAAAGAAGATAGTAGGCTTTATGCCAACATACTAGGGGCAAAGTTCCTTGATGATCCATCAACATGGGAAAATGAAGAAGTTTTAATTAATGCAATTGATAAAGTTTCTGAGCCTAAAGATTTTGAAATAGGTACTAAAAAGTTAGTAGATATAATTTTGAATGAACTATGA
- a CDS encoding endonuclease III domain-containing protein yields the protein MKTSLRADDLIFKLLDAFEKNKELLRKAGWIVTDVNSYEWWDNLKTADEILISSILVQMTKWEIVKKTIEKLRELNLNRLDKIAELSENEIEELIKGINFYKTKARRLKKLAVIVKEKGLENLLKDEKALKDIEGIGDETAEALQLFVANLPVFPRSTYASRILSRLLGEEISKQEAKKIVENTIHDDVYKLKLLHAGIVTIGKTYCFSKPKCNSCIFKDLCAYYKHVVKS from the coding sequence ATGAAGACGTCACTGCGTGCTGATGATCTTATTTTCAAACTTTTAGATGCTTTTGAAAAAAATAAAGAGTTATTAAGAAAAGCTGGTTGGATTGTTACTGATGTGAATTCTTATGAATGGTGGGATAATTTAAAAACAGCTGATGAAATTCTAATTTCATCTATCTTAGTACAAATGACAAAATGGGAAATAGTTAAGAAAACTATCGAAAAGCTAAGAGAGTTAAACCTCAATAGACTAGATAAAATAGCAGAATTATCTGAAAATGAAATAGAAGAACTTATTAAAGGAATTAATTTTTATAAGACTAAAGCTAGAAGATTAAAGAAATTAGCTGTTATAGTCAAAGAAAAAGGCCTTGAGAACCTCCTAAAAGATGAAAAGGCACTTAAAGATATTGAAGGAATTGGAGATGAGACAGCTGAAGCCTTGCAACTTTTTGTAGCTAATCTCCCAGTTTTCCCACGTTCCACTTATGCATCTAGAATTTTAAGCAGACTTTTAGGTGAAGAAATAAGTAAACAAGAAGCTAAAAAAATTGTAGAGAATACTATACATGACGACGTATATAAACTAAAACTCTTACATGCTGGTATAGTAACTATTGGTAAAACTTATTGCTTTAGTAAACCTAAATGCAATAGTTGCATATTTAAAGATTTGTGTGCATATTATAAACATGTGGTGAAAAGTTGA
- a CDS encoding ATP-grasp domain-containing protein, which translates to MKLYEYEGKELFKQVGIPVPRGIVTDKPIKWEGKAVVKSQLLEGGRGKRGLVRVTDNVEETIKELMSLGINKFLVEEFIPHEKEIYLSALIDRDSAEPIIVASPEGGIDIESSKNVRIFQIPIERGVRSYDVIKIEKYLNVKGLEPVIKGLYKLVTEYDAELAEINPLAITIDGRIYALDSKVILEDNALFKHQDIIEKIGRSPSKEAYVELDGDIGIIGNGAGLTMATMDMVKLMGGNPADFYDVGGGADREKVKEAILKIGSNSKVRKIIMNIYGGITRCDEVALGIIEAYDKVKKPIYVRLVGTNEEAGRKILQEKGIPYYTDALSCIGDALRS; encoded by the coding sequence TTGAAACTTTACGAATATGAGGGTAAAGAACTTTTTAAACAAGTCGGAATCCCAGTTCCAAGAGGTATTGTTACAGACAAACCGATAAAATGGGAGGGAAAAGCTGTAGTAAAATCACAATTACTTGAAGGTGGTAGAGGAAAAAGAGGATTAGTTAGAGTAACTGACAATGTAGAGGAGACAATAAAAGAGTTAATGAGCTTAGGAATAAATAAGTTCTTAGTTGAAGAGTTTATTCCACATGAGAAAGAGATCTACTTATCAGCCTTAATAGATAGAGACTCAGCTGAACCAATAATAGTAGCTTCTCCAGAAGGAGGAATAGATATTGAAAGCAGCAAGAACGTTAGAATTTTCCAAATTCCCATAGAAAGAGGGGTTAGATCGTATGATGTGATAAAAATTGAAAAATATCTAAATGTAAAAGGTCTAGAACCAGTAATAAAAGGATTATATAAATTAGTTACAGAGTATGATGCTGAATTAGCTGAGATAAATCCCTTAGCTATAACTATTGACGGAAGGATTTATGCCTTAGATTCGAAGGTCATTCTAGAGGACAATGCACTCTTTAAGCATCAAGATATAATTGAAAAGATCGGAAGATCACCTAGTAAGGAAGCGTATGTCGAACTTGATGGAGACATTGGAATAATTGGTAATGGTGCTGGATTAACTATGGCTACTATGGATATGGTGAAATTAATGGGAGGAAACCCAGCTGATTTTTATGATGTAGGCGGAGGAGCCGATAGAGAAAAAGTAAAGGAAGCAATTTTAAAAATTGGCTCAAATTCAAAGGTTAGGAAAATCATAATGAATATTTATGGTGGAATAACTAGATGTGATGAAGTTGCATTAGGAATAATTGAAGCTTATGATAAAGTGAAAAAACCAATTTATGTTAGGCTAGTTGGAACTAATGAAGAAGCTGGAAGGAAGATCCTTCAAGAAAAGGGTATACCTTATTATACAGATGCATTAAGTTGTATAGGTGATGCTTTACGCTCATAA
- the sucD gene encoding succinate--CoA ligase subunit alpha produces MNRNSRVLVQGITGKEGSFHTKQMLTYGTKIVAGTSPGKGGTEVHGVPVYDTVEDALKEHEIDASIVFVPAKFAPDAIYEAIDGGIKLIVVITEHIPVLDMLKVVKYAKQKGSRIIGPNCPGIIVPEESLVGIFPPRPFKKGKIGIVSRSGTLTYEVAEMVKELGQSTVIGIGGDPIVGTSLVEVVKMFEEDPETESIIMIGEIGGTMEERVAKMKKEGLIKKKIVAYIAGMTAPKEKRMGHAGAVVYMGMGTFESKIKALHESGIPVATTPYEIKKLLVF; encoded by the coding sequence ATAAATAGAAATTCTAGAGTACTGGTTCAAGGAATTACTGGTAAAGAAGGGTCTTTCCATACAAAGCAAATGTTAACTTATGGTACAAAAATAGTAGCAGGAACTAGCCCAGGGAAAGGAGGAACTGAAGTTCATGGGGTTCCAGTATATGATACTGTTGAAGATGCATTAAAAGAACACGAAATAGATGCTAGTATAGTTTTTGTCCCAGCTAAATTCGCACCAGATGCAATTTATGAGGCAATAGATGGTGGTATTAAACTAATTGTTGTAATAACTGAGCATATTCCAGTCTTAGATATGTTAAAAGTTGTAAAATATGCTAAACAGAAAGGTTCAAGGATAATAGGCCCTAATTGCCCAGGAATTATAGTTCCGGAAGAAAGTTTAGTAGGAATATTTCCCCCTAGACCTTTCAAGAAAGGAAAAATTGGTATCGTTTCAAGATCTGGTACATTAACATATGAGGTTGCTGAAATGGTTAAAGAACTAGGGCAATCAACGGTAATTGGTATAGGAGGAGATCCAATAGTCGGTACTAGTTTGGTTGAAGTAGTTAAGATGTTTGAAGAAGATCCAGAAACAGAAAGCATAATAATGATAGGTGAGATAGGAGGTACAATGGAAGAAAGAGTAGCAAAAATGAAAAAAGAAGGATTAATTAAGAAGAAAATTGTAGCATATATTGCTGGGATGACTGCACCTAAAGAAAAAAGAATGGGACATGCCGGAGCAGTAGTTTATATGGGAATGGGAACTTTCGAAAGTAAAATTAAGGCATTGCATGAATCTGGAATTCCAGTAGCGACAACACCATACGAAATCAAAAAACTCCTCGTTTTTTAA